GCGCTCGAAGTTGGCGTCGGGGATCAGCTCGGCGGGGTCGGAGCCGTAGACGTCGCTGAGGGTGAGGCGGAAGGCGTCGCCGTGGCGCTCGGCGCGGTAGCGGTATTCCCCGGGCCAGAGCAGGACGCGCACCTCGTAGCCCGCCCCCCGGCGCCGGGGGCGCAACAGGAGGCGGTCGACGAAGCCGACGCCGGGGTGGGTGCTCAGGCCGTCGGGGGTGAAGGCCGCCGGCAGCTCGAGGACCAGGGCGCTGCCGCTCTGCCGCACCACCAGGCCGTCGAGGTTCTCGAGGGTGCCCTCGACGACCGTCGCCGGGCCGTCGTTGAAAACCGCCAGCTCGGGTCCGGCGGCGAAGACCACTTCGCCCATGATCACCTCGCCGGCGGGTTCGGGGGTTTGCGCGGCGACGACGACGGCGCAGGCCAGCAGGACGACGGGGAGACGACGCATCGTCAGGCCTCCAGCTCCAGCACGGTGATGTGGTCGTTGGTGTAGATGCAGATGTCGGCGGCGATCCGCAGGGACTTTTCCGCCACCGCGACGGCGTCGAGGTCGGTGTGTTCGAGGAGGGCGCGGGCCGCGGCCCGGGCGTAACCGGCGCCGGAGCCCACCGCCGCCGTCGGGCCATCGGGCTTGATGACCTCGCCGGAGCCGGAGACGAGGAGGGTCTCCTCACGATCGGCCACCAACAGCAGGGCCTCCAGCCGTCGCAGGTATTTGTCCGTACGCCACTGCTTGGCCAGCTCGAAGGCCGCCTTGGCCAGGCTGCCCGGATAGTCGGTGATCATGGTCTCGAACTTCTCGAACAGGGTCAAAGCGTCGGCCACGCCGCCGGCGAAACCGGCCAGCACGCGACCCTTGTTGAGGGTGCGCACCTTGACGGCGCCACCCTTGAGCACGGTGTCGTTGAAGGTCACCTGGCCGTCGCCGGCCAGGGCCACCCGCTCGCCGCGGCGGACGCACAGTACGGTGGTGGCGCGGAGGTTGTCCATTCTTTCTTTCCCCGGTTGTCGGTCCCGTCAATTCTACCATAGGCGGTGGGGGGCTTGAGCCGGCGGGCGTGGATCATCATGGGCCCGCCGCCGCTGGAAGCACGCAGGACGGACAAACTAGCTGACAACCTTAGTTAAGGTAATCCAGTAAGGGAACGCTAGTTTTTTTTAGGGATCACACACGATCATGGACCAATCAGGATGCTGTTGGGGTAATCTAGCATGCCGGGATCGTTTCTTTGGTTGAAGCTGAACGACTCTTCCCTGATAAAGAGCCTGAAGGTGCGCTTTAAGACGCCGTGGTCGGATATTAGGCGGTGTTTGGCGTAGCCCCGGAAGCTCTCGAGGCCGTTGATATGATTCTTTCCGTTGGCGAACTCTTCCTGGTGATTGATCCTCTTGTGATGGAAGCCGTTGAATGAGACAGCTTGTAATAGGCCTTCCAGCCGTCGTAGTAGAAGCTCGAGCCCAGCTCGGCCTCCCGATCGGCGGCGATACGCTCGCCAATGATACGCTAGTACTTGGCGACCGTACTGGGATGGACGCCGACCCTCTTGGCCTTCCCGGCTGCGGTTGCTTCAAGCCACAACAGCACGGCGATCAACTCGCGCTGTTCTAAGGCGCTCGCACATCCGCCGCCCGTCACCTAACCTGTTGTGATAGCGATAGTTACACTTCGCACACTTGACGTGCCTGTCAGGATTACTCTTTGAGCCGGCGGCCACAGCGCCTCCTTTACTTGTGGCATGAAAGCATCCTGGTAACTCTCATGACTACAAGACAATCACACATATGACGACCCATGAGCGTTAAGGTATCCCTTTATCAATTCCGACAAAGGCGATCAGCACTTTAAAGCCATTCCGATTGTCCAGTGTTGTTGTGTCAGTAGTTGAACGGTTCGACCCGGGCGATCCTGGTTCGGCTTGTCCGGGGCGGCTGACCTCCCCGATGAACGTAAAAACTGAGCAACCACTAACCATTACGTTGAGACCACTGTTCACCCAAAACGGCCACGGCCGGTTGAAACACTGCTGCCTGCTGGTCTTCGATCAGCCGATCAGCCTTCGTGACGTTGAGAGATTGCCCATCCACTCGCGACTGAATGCTTCTGATGCGCGTGCGAGGCCTGATCAAGCGGCCGGGGCTACAGCTGCCGTTCAGTTGTCGGGGTTCTCACCCAGCACTTCCTCTCGTTAACCGCGGCAGGGATGATGGGCTTCTGTTGGAGGCTTTTCCCCCGGGCACCACGTCGGCGGTGGTTGAAAAACGTCGGAACCCGTGGCAATATTATCCCGTTGTCAGCAGCGCCCCGCCCGCCGATCACCACCGCGCCAAAGGAGCCCGCCGTTGCCCGAGTTCCCCTTTCCCGATCCCGCCTACGCCGACAACGCCAAGGTCGAGGAGCTGGCCCGCCTGTTGCGCTGCGAGATCGTCTGCATGACGCACCGCGCGGGTTCCGGACACCCGGGCGGTTCCCTGTCGGCCGTCGAGATCATCGCTCTGCTCTACACCCAGGTCATGCGTCACGATCCGGCCGCCCCGGAGCATCCGGAGCGCGACTGCTTCGTCCTCTCCAAGGGCCACGCCTGTCCGGTGCTCTACGCCATGCTGGCCCACGCGGGTTACTTCCCGCCCCGGGAGCTCTGCAGCCTGCGCAAGATCGATCACCTGCTGCAGGGTCACCCTTCGGTGCACATCCCCGGCGTCGACGCCAGCACCGGCTCCCTGGGCCAGGGGCTGTCGATCGCCAACGGCCTGGCCCTGGCGTCCAGGCTCGACGGCTCATCCCGCCGGGTCTACTGCATGCTGGGCGACGGTGAGCTCGACGAGGGTCAGGTCTGGGAGGCGGCGATGACGGCGGCCCACTACAGGCTCAACAACCTGACGGCCATCGTCGACCGCAACGGGTTGCAGATCGACGGCGACACCGAGGAGGTGATGGCCCTCGAGCCCCTGGACGAGAAGTGGGAGTCCTTCGGCTTCGAGGTCCTGGAGTGCGACGGCCACAGCCTGCCCAAGCTGCGCGAGGCCTTCGCCGCGGCGGAAAACAGCGAACGGCCGGTCTGCCTGATCGCCCACACCCACAAGGGCCAGGGGGTCAGCTTCATGGAGGACGTCGCCGGCTGGCACGGCAAGGCCCCCGATGAGGAGCTGTTCCGCAAGGCCATTCACGAGCTGGCCGGCTGCGAGCCCTACGAGGAGCGCTGCTGCCTGAAATACCTGCAATCCTCGGCGAAGGGGGGTGGGGCCGAATGACGCTCAATCCCGCTATGCAGTTGCGGCCCCTTGGGGAAGCCGCCGACAAGAATACCTGGCGGGCCTGCAAGAAGGCCTACGGCGCGGCGCTGCTCGATCTGGCCCAAGAACGGCCCGCGGTCGTCTGCCTGGACGCCGATCTGGCCAACTCCACCGAGGGCAAGCGCATCCGCGACGCCGAAGACCGGTCGGTGTCCCGGCGCTTCTTCGACGTCGGCATCAGCGAGCAGGACCTGGTGGGCACGGCGGCCGGGCTGGCCCTGGCGGGCAAGCTGCCCTACGCCAACAGCTTCGGGGTTTTCCTCTCCGGGCGGGCCTGGGATCAGATCCGGGTCAGCGTCTGCTATCCCAACCTCAAGGTCCGCTTCGGCGGCCCCTACGGCGGGATCACCGTCGGGCCCGACGGCTCGACCCACTTTGCCATCTCCGACATCGCCCTGTTGCGCAGTCTGCCCAACCTGAGCCTGGTCAGCGCCGCCGACGCCGCCCAGGTCGGGCCGATCCTCCGCGGCACCGTCGATGTCGACGGTCCGGTCTACATCCGCATGGGCCGGGTGCCCCAGCCCGTGGTGACCACGGAGCGCACCCCCTTCGTCCACGGCCGCATCGACGCCTACCGCGCAGGGGGCGACCTGGCTGTCTTCGCCACCGGGCACATGGTCTACTACGCCCTGCGGGCCGCCGAGATCGTCAAGAAGCTCCACGGCGTGGAGGCCGCCGTGCTCAACGTCTCGACGATCAAGCCCCTGGACGTGGAGACCGTTATCGACTTCGCCGAGCGCTGCGGCCGAGTGGCCACCGTCGAGGAGCACAACATCTACGGCGGTCTGGGCGGCGCCGTGGCCGAGGTGCTGGCCGAGCACGCCCCCACGCCGCAGAAGATCATCGGCGTGCGCGACGTCTTCGCCGAGTCCGGCGAGCCCGACGAGCTGCTGAAAAAATACGGCCTGGATACGAAAGGGGTGGCCAAGCAGCTCTGCGCCTTCCTCGAGGTGCCCTATCAGGAGGGCTTCTACGAGGCCGATTAGGTGGAGTTCTCCAGGATGAAACTGACCGGGCGGCTGCAGCGGGTCGCCCGGTTTTCATACCGCCCACCAGAGATGAAGCGGGGCGCCGCGAACGGTAACCGGGGGGGTCGGCGTTGACGGAAAAATGGCGGGGTCGGAGACCCCGCCCTACAGGGCAATCGGATAGCGGTTGCTGTCTTGCTGCGATCCGCTGTAGGGGCTGGATTATAAACCCGCCCGCGGGCTGCCGCGCATGGCAACCGGGGGCGGTTCGGCGTTGGCGCGCCAAGGGCGGGGTTCTCAACCCCCCGCCCTCCCGCTTCATAAAACCGCCGATAAGCTTTCGCGGCGACTGTCGTCGCTCGCCGAAAATCACTCCAGCAGACTGCGCACCAGAGCCTCGAAACGCTCGGCCAGCTCGGCGGCCGGGACGTTCTTCTCGACGATCTCGCCGCGCAGGAACAGGTCGCCGCGTTCCCGGCCGCCGGCCACCCCGGCGTCGGCGTGACGGGCCTCGCCGGGACCGTTGACCACGCAGCCCATCACCGCCACGGTCAGGGGCTGCTCGATGTCGGCCAGGCGGCGCTCCATCTCGACCACCAGGCCCTCGAGGTCGTAGGCGCAGCGGCCGCAGGTCGGGCAGCTGATGATCTCGACGCCGCGCCGGCGCAGGCCGCAGGCGCCCAGGATGTGCCAGGCGGCGCGGACCTCGTCGACCGGGTCTGCGGTCAGGCTGACCCGGATGGTGTCGCCCAGGCCCTCGAGCAGCAGGGCGCCGATGCCCAGGGCGCTCTTGACCAGTCCGGCGGTGCGGGCCCCGGCTTCGGTGACGCCGAGGTGCAGGGGGTGGTCCGTCCCTTCGGCCAGCAGGCGGTAGGCGGCGATGGTCAGCCGGACGTCGGAGGCCTTGGCGCTGATTTTTATCTGGCGCAATCCCGCGTCTTCCAGCAATTTCACTTCTCCCAGGGCGCTCTCGACCATCGCGGCGGCCGTCGGTCCGCCATGGCGGGCCTCGAGTTCCGTATCGAGGGAGCCGGCGTTGACACCGACGCGGATCGGGATGCCGGCGCCCTCGGCGGCGGCGGCCACCCGGCGGATCTCGCCCGCGTCGCGCAGGTTGCCCGGGTTGAGCCGCAGTCCGTCGACACCGGCGTCGACGGCGGCCAGGGCCAACTCGGCGGAGAAGTGGATGTCGGCCACCAGGGGCAGGGGACAGACGCTGACGAGTTCGGGCAGGGCCCGGGCCGCCCGGCGGTCGGGCACGGCGACGCGGACCAGCTCGCAGCCGACGGCGGCCAGACGCTCGATCTGCTCCAGCGTGGCGGCCAGCTCGTGGGTCGGGGTGTTGGTCATCGACTGCACGCTGACCGGCGCCCCGCCGCCGATGGGCAGACCGCCGAGGACGATGCGCCGGGTACCCTCGCGTAGCGTTCGTTCGGCCATCGGGATCCTCTTTAGCTGAAGCGGACGTGTCGCACGGACTAGGTGGCGTCGGCGGTTAGATGACGGCGCAGGACGGCCCGCCTGGGCGAGGGGCGGGCGACCTCGACGAAACCCAGGCGCAACAGGCTCGGATACAGGCCCATGTAGAGTGAAGCGTCGCTGCGGTCTGCGCTTGCGGGCAGGGCGGGGTAGGCTTCGACGACCCGCGCTCGTCGCTCCCGGGTGTAATCCACCGCCAGTTCCGCCAGCGGGGCGAAAAGGCCCCCGCCGCGCCATTCCCGGGCGATGAAGCAGCATGTGAGCGACCAGACCGGGGTGTCGTCGATCCGTCGGAGTACAGGGGAACGGTCGAGGACGGGGAAATCTTCCCGCGGGGCGACGGAGCACCAGCCGACGGCCTCGTCCCGCTCATAGGCAAGTATTCCGGGTACGACACCGGATTCGACCAGGGCTTTCAGGGCTTAGCGGTTGCCTGCGCCGTATTGCTCCTCGAATGTCCGCCGCTTTATGCGCCAGTACATGCACCAGCAGCCGGCGAAGCGGTGACCGCGGGCGAAAAGACGCTCCAGGTCCGGCCAGGCCGCCAAAGTCAACGGTACTCCGCGTAGCGGAGATTCGGCGCTCATGTCTCGCCGTCCGGGGTGTCCTCCTCGACGGCCGCCAAACCGCCGTCCTCGACCTCGGCTTCGCGCTTGCGGCCGCGGCGGGATAGTTCGCCCAGGCTGAGACCCTCACGGACCAGGAACACCGCCCCGATGAGGATATAGGGCACCACCTGGGTGACGTGGAGCAGGACGGCGAAGGCCCCCGCCATGCCCTTGGCCGCCGTCTCGCCGTAGAGGGCGCCGATGGCCGGGGCGGCGGTCAGCAGACCCAGGGCGCCGAAGGACTCGAAGATGCCGATAAAACCCGGCGCCGAGGGGAAGACCACCCCCAGGCAAACGTAGGCCATCGTCACCAGACTGGTGTACCAGGGGATGACGACGTCGAAGCCCGCCGGCGGCAGGGCCCGGGCGAAGGGCATGGCCTCGATGATCGGAACGTAGGACAGCGCCGCCAGGCTCCAGATGCCGATAGACAGTCCGATGGCCCCCCAGAGCCGTCCCTTGTGGTTGAAGATGTGCAGCCCGTCGCCGAACTGGATGAAAAACTCGCGCACCTTTTCCCGGGCCTTGACGCCGAACAGCCGTGCCGGCAGACTGAGCAACCGCGCCGTGGCCTCGCGCCGGTAGTAGAGCACGACGATGGCCACGCAGCCCAGGACGTACACCAGACCGACGCCGATGGCCAGCCCCGTCTTGAGCATCCCGCCGAAGGGGATCAAGAACACCACCAGAATGAAGATCCCCATGATCACCAGACCGTCGAGGATACGGACGAAGATCACCGTGGCCAGGGCGCTGGAGTATTTGTAGCCCGTGTTCTTGCTGACGACGAGGGGGCGGATCAGCTCCCCCGCGCGCAGGGGCAGTACTCCGTTGGCCATGAAGCCGATCATCGTCCCGCTGGCGGCGTTAGCGAAACTCACCGGATGGATGGAATCCAGCAGCAGCTTCCAGCGCCAGATCCGCCCGATGTAACTGACGGACAGGGGGACGATCCACCACAGCAGTACGCCGTAGTCGGCCATACGGAAGCCGTCGACCATGGCCTCGAGGTCGATGTCGGAGAAGAACCACCAGAGCAGGCCGCCGGAGACGACCAGACCGAGCCAGAAGCGCCAGTTTTTCAGCAAGCGGATTCCTCCGACGGAAACGGCGGCGGGAAAAGAGATAGCGGACCTGACGGCTGATTTTAACACGCCGTGCCGCCCGTGGCGACTGCGGAACGTCGAATCACCCGCCCTCGACGCGGGAGCTTGGACCCGACCGGCCACTCTGCTAGAATAGTTCCATGCTCGAACGCTTGCGCTCCGATCGCAGCCTCAGCTTGCTCTATATCGGTCTGGCCTATCTGCTCGCGGGGGCCGCGGCCCGGCTCACCGCCGGGGCCGCCGCCGAACTGCACCCCCTCTGGCGGCTGGCCCTGGCCGACCTGACCGCCACCCTCGTCGTTTTTGTATTCAGTGTCGTCGCCGACAACTCCAGTGTCTACGATCCCTACTGGAGCCTGCTGCCGATCGCCGCGGTCCTCTGGTGGACTCTGGAGCACCCGGGGGCCGACCCCCTGCGCCGCTGGCTCGTTGTCGGTCTGGTCGCCCTCTGGGGCCTGCGGCTGACGGCCAACTGGCTGCGCCGCTGGCGGGGCCTGGGCGACGAGGACTGGCGCTACCGGGACATTCGCGCCTTCAGCGCCCGTTGCTACTGGCCGGTCTCGCTGGGGGCTATCCACCTGTTGCCCACCGTGGTGGTCTTCACCGCCCTGGTTCCTCTATACCCCGTACTGACGTCCAGCCGTCCCTGCGGTATTCTCGACGCCGTCGCCGCCCTGGTCACCCTGGGGGCCGTCGTGCTGGAGACCGTCGCCGACGAGCAGTTGCGGCGTCACCTTGCCGACGAAGACGCCGCTGGTCTACTGACCGACGGGCTCTGGGGCTGGGTGCGCCATCCCAATTACACCGGCGAGGTCGCCTTCTGGTGGGGACTGTGGCTGTTCGTCCCGGCGGCGGCGCCGACGGCCTGGTGGTGGACCCTCCCCGGACCGCTGCTCATGACCGCCCTGTTCGTCTTCGTCAGCGTTCCGCTCAAGGATCGGCGGATGCTCGGCCGCTATCCTCAATACAGACAACACCGCCGGCGCCTGCCGGCTCTGTTCAACCTGCCGCGCTCGGGCTGACCCCGTCCGTCGGAGCGGGCCGGCATAATAAACACCGAGGTGAGTCTGCGCCGCGAGACCCCGGAGGTCGTCGCCGACCACCCGGTCGCCGCAACCGGCACGGTTTTTGCATCTCGGCGACCGTTGGGGCTGCGGCAACGGTCGGCCTCCGCAAAAACCGTGCCGGTTCCGGCGCCGGGTCGCGCGGGTTGCCGCGGGTCGCGCGGGTTGCCGCGGGTTGCGTTGATGAGGCGGAGGTCTCGCGGCGCGGTCGCGAAACGGTAGGAACTCTCCTGACTCGTTCACACTCCCGATGGGGTAAGATGATCGAAGACGACGAACTCGAGGGTGAATGCTGGCTGGTCACCGGTTCGAGCGCGGTCCGCCGCCGGTTGATCGACGAGCTGGCGACGGCGGGGAGAGCCCGGCCGGGGCTGCGGGTGCTCGGGTTGGACGAGCTGGTCGAGCGTTTGGACGGCGGACTGTCCGGGCATCGTCGGCTGGTCCGTCGCGGCGAGCCGGTGTTGGTTCTGGCCGGGCTGCTGCGCGGGCACGCCGCCGAGCTGAGCTACTTCGACGCCTTCGTCGCCGAGGGCGAAGCGGCGGTCGAGGCCGTCGCCGCGCCGTTGGCCGAGGCCTTGCGCCGCCTGGACGAGTCGGGAAAGGTTCCCGGTGGTTCGGCCAAGCGCCGGGACCTGGCGCGGCTGCTCGAGCTGCGTCGGGCCGAGTTCACCCGTCTGGGGCTGGAGGAGCCCTTCGAGCGTCAGCGCCGGTTGGCGAAGCTGCTGCG
Above is a genomic segment from Candidatus Coatesbacteria bacterium containing:
- the hslV gene encoding ATP-dependent protease subunit HslV, with the protein product MDNLRATTVLCVRRGERVALAGDGQVTFNDTVLKGGAVKVRTLNKGRVLAGFAGGVADALTLFEKFETMITDYPGSLAKAAFELAKQWRTDKYLRRLEALLLVADREETLLVSGSGEVIKPDGPTAAVGSGAGYARAAARALLEHTDLDAVAVAEKSLRIAADICIYTNDHITVLELEA
- a CDS encoding transketolase codes for the protein MPEFPFPDPAYADNAKVEELARLLRCEIVCMTHRAGSGHPGGSLSAVEIIALLYTQVMRHDPAAPEHPERDCFVLSKGHACPVLYAMLAHAGYFPPRELCSLRKIDHLLQGHPSVHIPGVDASTGSLGQGLSIANGLALASRLDGSSRRVYCMLGDGELDEGQVWEAAMTAAHYRLNNLTAIVDRNGLQIDGDTEEVMALEPLDEKWESFGFEVLECDGHSLPKLREAFAAAENSERPVCLIAHTHKGQGVSFMEDVAGWHGKAPDEELFRKAIHELAGCEPYEERCCLKYLQSSAKGGGAE
- a CDS encoding transketolase family protein, giving the protein MQLRPLGEAADKNTWRACKKAYGAALLDLAQERPAVVCLDADLANSTEGKRIRDAEDRSVSRRFFDVGISEQDLVGTAAGLALAGKLPYANSFGVFLSGRAWDQIRVSVCYPNLKVRFGGPYGGITVGPDGSTHFAISDIALLRSLPNLSLVSAADAAQVGPILRGTVDVDGPVYIRMGRVPQPVVTTERTPFVHGRIDAYRAGGDLAVFATGHMVYYALRAAEIVKKLHGVEAAVLNVSTIKPLDVETVIDFAERCGRVATVEEHNIYGGLGGAVAEVLAEHAPTPQKIIGVRDVFAESGEPDELLKKYGLDTKGVAKQLCAFLEVPYQEGFYEAD
- the ispG gene encoding flavodoxin-dependent (E)-4-hydroxy-3-methylbut-2-enyl-diphosphate synthase translates to MAERTLREGTRRIVLGGLPIGGGAPVSVQSMTNTPTHELAATLEQIERLAAVGCELVRVAVPDRRAARALPELVSVCPLPLVADIHFSAELALAAVDAGVDGLRLNPGNLRDAGEIRRVAAAAEGAGIPIRVGVNAGSLDTELEARHGGPTAAAMVESALGEVKLLEDAGLRQIKISAKASDVRLTIAAYRLLAEGTDHPLHLGVTEAGARTAGLVKSALGIGALLLEGLGDTIRVSLTADPVDEVRAAWHILGACGLRRRGVEIISCPTCGRCAYDLEGLVVEMERRLADIEQPLTVAVMGCVVNGPGEARHADAGVAGGRERGDLFLRGEIVEKNVPAAELAERFEALVRSLLE
- a CDS encoding DUF1295 domain-containing protein, encoding MLERLRSDRSLSLLYIGLAYLLAGAAARLTAGAAAELHPLWRLALADLTATLVVFVFSVVADNSSVYDPYWSLLPIAAVLWWTLEHPGADPLRRWLVVGLVALWGLRLTANWLRRWRGLGDEDWRYRDIRAFSARCYWPVSLGAIHLLPTVVVFTALVPLYPVLTSSRPCGILDAVAALVTLGAVVLETVADEQLRRHLADEDAAGLLTDGLWGWVRHPNYTGEVAFWWGLWLFVPAAAPTAWWWTLPGPLLMTALFVFVSVPLKDRRMLGRYPQYRQHRRRLPALFNLPRSG